CCCTAAGCTAACATTTGACACCTAATTCCTTCTAGTGATCACCTTTATAACCAGCCTCAACTTCCAGCACACCCTCGACCTCTTCCACTACCTATCAcacatttcatttttctctaaattcgAAAGTGCACTATACCCTTGCATAGGTGGCTGGTTCTCAACCACCTTCTTGCTATCACTCCCCCTATGGAACATAGTTGCCACCACAAGTAGACGCGTGGAAACCCCCAAAAATATCCTTTCCCTGCTTATCCCCTGTATCCTGCATCGTCACCTTCGTAAGTCCTAGGATAGAACATCTCCTTCGAGAGATTGTAGATCGACCCTGGATGGGGGTTAGGATATGAAGCCACAATCCATATGGTATATTATCCCCCAGGTCTAAAAAACCCTCCGAGAACAGTAGTTCACAATACTTACCAATATACCGAAGCTGATCACATAGGTAGCAGAAATTCAGAAGTCTCTCGTAAGTGAGGGTCACCAATGCTCCTTGCCCATAGTTATCCTAAGCCTTACTTCACGTTTCAACGGACTATTAATGCCAATCGCCACAGGAATACAAAGACTGTGTCCCCACGGACACCCCCTAGCGTTCATGTCCATATCCTTAAATTTACCAATATGGTTTCCAATCTGTGTTGCAACCCCTACATTCATCTTTCGGATGGGCAAGTCATGTATATGTACGAAGAACTAGCACCAATTTAGGTCCACCTGCATTGGGTTTTCCTCTTGCTTGAGGCTGTTGAGAATCAGTATATTTTTATCGAAACTCTATGGGCATCTCTCCGATGCTCTATTCCTATCTATCACATGATTAAAACGTAACAGGAAGTGACCTTGTTGAAATTATCTAATCTCCATTCTTTTCATTGGCATGATTACCCCCTTAATTGATCAGCATAACACATTGAAATTAAAAGGAAGGTTTAAGAGCAACCTTCCTCTCACGAAGAGTTTATGATCCTCTAACTTATTCTCTCATAACCCCCTGGCAGTACCAATTTTGCCGCTTCCTCTGTCAGACTTAGTGTTGACTTAAACCTCATCAGATTTGTATCCCTGTTCCCATGAGAGCAAGATAAGAGAGACACACAGACGAGCAAAGCCCTTGGTCACAAGCACTAAGAACTTGGGGTCAGCAATCGTATTTGGATATGCAAATCTGACCAAAACCAAACACACCAAAAAAAGAGGcaataaagaattaaacaaagacgaaaaagaaaaaaaacaatctaAAGAACGGGAACCGATGAAAACTAACTACGTAATGAAAACTACTGACTTGAACCTAAACCTaaattgcaaaagaaaaagagaagactCGACATGTAGGAGAAAAACAAATGGGTGACAAACCACGGGAAAATGAGACATAACCCTAACCCTAGGACACCgggaaagaaaacaaagaaaactaGGATCTTCCGCTGCGATACTCAATATCAAAATGAGAACGTTCCTTGCTGGACAACAGTAAATCCTCGTAAGCCTAGTGCAAAATACCTAACCGACGCCACCATCGATGTAAAGAGTTACCGAGGATGGAGCATGAAAAGAGTTTTAGTTAGAAACAAACTCCCATGGAGAGAGATGTAAACTCCCATGACGAGATACCTAGTGAAATAGTACTTTCAAAAACATCCTGacaatagttttttaaaagttaaaagttgACGAGTGCTTTTTGAATAGCTATCCAATGCACACCCTATTTCAAAAGAACGTTGATAAGAAATTGTATCCCGACCCCtatttgccaaaaaaaaatttaggcaAACTTGTAAAAGTACTAGAAATTTGATCTTTTGGAATTAATAGTTGGTattctatgaattttttcaaatattaaaactatatattaagggtcttttagtaatattttctaGAGTTAATTAGACTTAAACCTCTTGTgagaatatgaaattatacttatatctTCTCTGAAATTCACTGTTTACATCTAACCTCATTTCATTAGggtttgaataaaaaatattgacatcaacaaattacataaatttttaatttacctcccatttaatatttctatgtaatattaatatacttataggaaaaaatataatgatgttaatttcactaaattcatatattacatttatccctttataagaataaaaatatacataaaaatattaaatgagaagtaaaattaaaaatttatatactttctTTTGTTGATGTCAATATCTTCTTTTCCCTCAAATAGAAAGGGATCAAatgtaaataaagaattttaaaagaaggtgccagtataatttttttttttttggacaaaaggatgattttaattaaggaagatttaagtgtaattaatcaaattttctaCTTATATTATTACACTAATGTCAAtaaatctatataatataataatcaataatgaGATAACATAGTCACATCAAGACATGGTACTAAAAACAACATCctatattctctctctctctctctaaccTTCTTCTCTCACTGGTAATCCATCTAATTTTAGGTCCAATctcaaatcaaatgaaaacaacataatttaatcaaaataattaggAGGAATAACTAAGAAAATACTTtcacttatataaatatatagtaagaatctaataaaaaaatacatatccCATATTATATCCAGTAAATAATACACGTCTTTAAAAAACAGACCTCCTATTATTTTACgaaaatattaactataaacaaattaaaaatattatcttataCTAAAGAAATACACggcaaaatttaaattatacatttatttcagTGTTACTCGttatcttaaattaatttttttcatacactgtaaaatatttttaatttttgagacagcaattgataaatatgtttgtttatatatatttttattaaaaatatattaatttaacactacagtttaatataaaatacaattttcgtAATCCCAgcatattctcattttatactaaaatctacatgagattaaaaatatattttttcacttaaactgaaaaagaaaacacaaacaaacaagtatatatatatatatatatctattttatatttttttaacaatttaacaaaaataataatttcatataaaatacacatatatttgaatttattgttattttgatcttttatatagtttttgtGTATTGATAATGTTTTAGCTTAATGGTCAGGGCTGAGGTTTCATGAATAAGTTTGAGGTCATGGATTCGAATTGACCGGACGTTTGGGTATTTATCtcacttaatataattttatcgtAGTGAATTATTTGTCTCATGTGAGTTTATTGTAATGTTATTTTGTTGTACTGTGAATTTCTTGATTGAATTGAcgtatttgcaattttttttatattgatctaagatgaaattacattttcagtCCTGTTATTAAtacatgactaaatttgttataaaagaccaaatataaaatattaaaaactaaattcgacaaaaaaaaagactaaatatataaaaaaaataaattatataataaaaaattggtaatgatttataatgtaataatatgtaattaagATATATGAGAAAGGATTAGTGTCCAATAAATGATGAAACTATAAATAAGATTTGAAAACTCGAAATTGAGTCCACAGACCTCTCACCTTTCAGCCGTGTTGTCTTCACGCAacgcaaacacacacacacacagcccTCCATTATTATGACCACCAtttctcttcatcttcattCCCCACCATTGCATACAAAGGGTTGGTGTATGCGCGCATAGGAATCcgtattttcttctctttttttgatACCCCTTTTTCGTCCTCTCTGTTAGGAGAagggaaaaagagaagaatcaTCAGATGGGTTCGGGCATCAGCCGGACGAGGTCAGGCCGTTCTCGGCCCCAAGAACAACGCCCTCGGCCAAGGCTGAGGCGGGCTATCTCCTCGCTCCTCGTGTGTGGTGCCTCCTCATCATCTCGCGAGGTATGGTGGTGTTGTAAATGGGAGTCAACAGAtcgaccttttttttttttttttttattttttttgcaacagatcgaccttttttttttttttttttaattcttgtgGTCTTCGGTTTTGTGCTTTAGTGGTCTTCCCCTGAattgtgtttttcttgtttgctttattccttattttttaccaatataTGGTTCGGGgaaattttgaatgatggGATTTTGCGTGATGGATGTTGATTATGTGACGAAATCAGTTTTTCGTCTTTCAACTAATGGAAGTTTGAAAACAAGACAAAGATTGTCATTGAATTGTGTTTTGTCCCAATAAAATGATACGGGAAAGAGATGAATCCCAGGTGTTTGAAATGGTTAAGGATTTAGTTGTGGACTATGTGTGCATGATGTGCATTTTCCTGAAGATTGTATATCTGAATTTGAAAGTTATTAATTGCTCCAACTGTCATTTTTGAATGATGTGCTTTTGCATGAAAAGAATTTTGAGGATCAGTGCTGatatctttttcctttcaagtATTGAAGCTTGGATTAATGGAAAAGATGTTCAGAGCATTATGTTAGGCCCAAGAAATGTGGCTGGGGTTTATCTCTAGGTGTTTGAAGTAGTTAAGAAATCATTGAGTCGATTGAATGTAATTGAAGCTTAATTCTGTATAACGGGAGTTGgcgttaaattttattgagatATTACCAAACCCATAACAGTTGTTTATTTCCTATGAAGTGAGCTCAATTTTAGAAGAGGGATATCGAACTTCCTGAATCAAAGATTTAAATATGTGTAACATCCTTTCTGCTGGTAACATGCTTATGCCTTAAACTGGGTTGATTAATCTGATGAGATTTTCTAGGATTCTTATATTTGAACTGTTGAGATGAGGCAAGTTCGGGAAAAAGTGACATTTATGCCTTCTGAAACCGAATATGGTTCTGATTTAGTTTGATCATAAGCTAGTAATTTACCATTACTGCAATAGGTCCTTTTGTTGATATCATAGACTCCTTGCTTAACAATGTCTCAGCAAGATGGTATTTCCAAATTACATGGACAGCCAGGCTATGATTTTTTCATTCCGATGTATGCGAGTCtgcaatatattaaataatgagcTCTTTTGAACTTAGTTTAGTCTGCTAATTGAGCTGTCTCCTTTTTCATCTGAATTCTTAGTTCACGTTAGGACGTACAATTGAAGCAACTATGGTGGAAAAcataatagataattttgtCTTGGGACGTCTCTGGTTTTATTCTCAGGTTATCTGTGATTTATTCTGTTTTATGCGATCAGAATGGGCTAATGCATATCTGATAAATGTCATTAAGCATCCTGTTCTTATGCACAATGTGTTTCCCAACAGGGATAGGTATCTTAGGTGTTAATTCTATGCATTGTCATTTGTTTTCTGTAGATGGAAGATTATCCAGCTGAATTACTGGTAAATTCTGCAGAACATGGACATCAAGAGCAGTTCAAATTCCTGAGGAAAAAATCGGATTTGTCAATGGGCAATGGGGATGATCTGGTTAGCAGCAAAAGTGAAAGTCTGGTTTCGTCTAGAAGATGGTTTGCTGCTAATGGGAATTCTGCTCCAGAAGATGGTGGGAGCAATGTTGAGCGAGGCAATAGAGGGAAATTTTTGTCTGAGAGTAGGGAGTTGATTCCTTCTTATCAATCTACTGCTCATTCTAGAGGTATTGAAACTGCAAGTACTTCCTATGTAGATCAACTATCTGCAGATTGTGTTTCTTTGAATGAAATGTCGAGTACGAATGCTATGAACACCATAAATTACAACATGAATGGGGCTTTATCTCAAATTGGTCAACGGTTCAACAGTACAGGCAATGTATATTCTCATGGTCTTGGAGGGCTCTTGTTAGATGAACTTTCAGTTGAAAATAATGTCTCCGAAGAAGTTGATTTCTCTAATTCTGATTTTGGTTCCTCTTTTGTTTCTGATTCACCCATGGACACTCATTTGCCAAGAGATGATACCATTCAGGAGGTAACACCTTCACATGTAGGTTTTCTAGTATCAGAAAGGGAACATAACAGACAAGATGTCAACCTACTGCAGGTGGACGTTGTGAGTATATcctcaaatattttaccaACTAATTCTGCTGAAATAAACAGTCGTGAGGCAAGAAGGAATAGCAGAAGATTATTTTGGGATGCTTTCTCGAGACGCAGCTCTCGGAGGCATACAGAATCAAGAGCCTTAGGTTTTTCGCCTGGTGATTCTGAATCTTTGAGATCTCACGACAGATGGCTCCTTGATTTTACTGGTAGTTTCTACAATGACGAGGTTGGAGGAGATTTAAGATCTCATGGAAGTAGAACTCCAGGCAGTCATGAACTGCAAACTCCAGGAAGAAATGAACAACAAACGCCGAGCAGTAATGGAGAAAGAACTCCAGGCAGTAATGAACAAGATACTCCAGGCAGCAATGAACAAAGATGGAATTCAAGATTTGAGGTACAATacttttttggctttttttaTTCTGAGAGATACTCTGAGAGGTGATTGTGGTTCATTCTGCTTTACCACTTGCCTGAAATTTTACTcattctttgtttctttctttcttcttctttagaGAATCTCTCATTGCTCAAGTACAACTAActaatacttatttatctatgtatgtatatattctgGACAACTGATGGGCTTTGTCaacaattttaatctttttgtgTCCCATTCCTTGCCCTCTACTTCTTTTCCTTATTTAGGATGACAATGCAAGTCCTGCTCAGGTGGGatgtatgaaaatattgtcATGATGTCTAGTGTTGCATTCTGCTGGATAGTTGTTAATTATACTACTCTATACAGATCTGGGAGAGACTTCGCGGAAATCTTGATTCAACCGATCATCCAACTTCAGTCTGTCCTAGAGGAATACATGCTGATGGTTCATGCTCGTGCCAGTCCAGTTCATCAGTTGAGGAATCTGGCACACGTGCTGGCATTTCTCGAATAGTCATGCTGGCTGAAGCATTGTTTGAGGTACTCTTTTCTCCCCCTCGAATATTACAGTTATGATTTTGCCCCAttcttgtaaatatatattgccCTGTAGAGAAATGTATGCATGCCTGCAACTAAAGGAAAATGTAAAAGGGAAATCTATTGCACGTGTCAAGTGAAACACtacaatataaaagaaatctAGTGTTATGAGCATAAGCGGTTAATCTTGGTAAATGTTTCTGTAGGAAGAGCTCACAACTATTAAAGAGTCATGCTTGAgctttatttcttgaaattaattaggTTGTGATTACGTTATATGAAAAAATGGTCAACAATATCAGATAGGTATTTCGTTTGGAGCTCATACACTTGGCTTAACTACCTCAAGTGCCTACAGAATTAACCAGGGCAATTTTTGGTgagttttttttgtaaaagatTGCATTTATGGACCTGGAGTTCGTCGAGGTCCGGGGTACTGAATGCTAGACAATTTTGAGAAAGCGAATTACTGATTGTAACAATAGCTAGAGCCTGGGACCATATTAAAGGTTTGGCATCAACCACTGTCTGCTCATCCTCTTATCCCCTAAATATGAAGTTTTGCCTGATAAGAAAGCTATCATCCAATTAAGCTCGTGATGTTTTTCTCATCCTTCACCACTTACAGAAACACTAATAATACCACTTAAATCAATTCTTCATTCTTAACCAGAAGTCTCCTTGAACTAAATGGAGGAAGTACTTCTGTCAGATGCCTGACACTTGAGCAATCTAATGGGAGAAAGCACCATTAAATATCTCACAAAGTAGGAAGCAGAACAAAGTATTATGTGATTTTcttatcttataagttttatctCATTCAAATATAATCTGCTAGATTTTTGAAAAGGTTTACTTTTATCTGATGTAACTAACTGGTTACTAGTTGACATAGGAGTTTCGATATCTGGCTTGCCCATGTAATCAACTTTGGAAGTTTAATGAATCCAACATTTAGTCATATACCCACTCCTGAAATTGTCCAAGTAACGAGTTTACAACCCTGTGGATTATgctattttaagttttatctGTTGGaatgttgtattttcaaattctagCCTCATGACTAATCCCTTAAATTAGTATTGCTGCATTTACTGATACATGAGAGGAAGTGGCAATATTTGTACATAAGTACTGTAGTAGGTAAATCGTATTCCAGTTCATGTGCATAACAGGAGACACAATAATCTATATTTTGCACCTGCTATATATGTGTCTAACGCAGCAAACCTGTCTTTTATGAGGGACAAGTTAGCTTAATCaatcaataaatcaaaaaGTAGGTTAAGACTGCAAATGTTTAACATCATACTTTTTTGGAGCTATAATATCTTGGGTTCGGTTGTTTGGTTCTGTCTGACAACGGAATCTGACctattaaaaagtttaaatttattacttcAGTCGCCAATGGGTGGACATAACTTCAGACTTTTGTAGTTTGGATTGGGTAACAGAACTTTTAAGGAGCATATTCTTACTAAGTGAAGTTGAAGCAAGCATGATGTACTTTTCATTATatggtatatattatatgtatatatgtttacctatatatatgtttttagtATTGGTATATTTGATTCTAATCTAccaacattaaattttaaaatattagccCATTAGTCCTATCCTGTGGAATTGGAGATAATATTGTATAGTAGTTTCTTATTGCTTTTTCTCTAGAAATGCATACATGGTTACAAGACACCCATCATGC
This Sesamum indicum cultivar Zhongzhi No. 13 linkage group LG5, S_indicum_v1.0, whole genome shotgun sequence DNA region includes the following protein-coding sequences:
- the LOC105162267 gene encoding uncharacterized protein LOC105162267 yields the protein MGSGISRTRSGRSRPQEQRPRPRLRRAISSLLVCGASSSSREMEDYPAELLVNSAEHGHQEQFKFLRKKSDLSMGNGDDLVSSKSESLVSSRRWFAANGNSAPEDGGSNVERGNRGKFLSESRELIPSYQSTAHSRGIETASTSYVDQLSADCVSLNEMSSTNAMNTINYNMNGALSQIGQRFNSTGNVYSHGLGGLLLDELSVENNVSEEVDFSNSDFGSSFVSDSPMDTHLPRDDTIQEVTPSHVGFLVSEREHNRQDVNLLQVDVVSISSNILPTNSAEINSREARRNSRRLFWDAFSRRSSRRHTESRALGFSPGDSESLRSHDRWLLDFTGSFYNDEVGGDLRSHGSRTPGSHELQTPGRNEQQTPSSNGERTPGSNEQDTPGSNEQRWNSRFEIWERLRGNLDSTDHPTSVCPRGIHADGSCSCQSSSSVEESGTRAGISRIVMLAEALFEILDQIHQQPMSLSLSMVSLPAPESVVESFPVKIHRKTGKLECADDVLQCYICLAEYEEGDKIRVLPCQHEYHMACVDKWLKEIHGVCPLCRGDVREGFSEGSTST